A genomic window from Sulfurospirillum multivorans DSM 12446 includes:
- a CDS encoding (Fe-S)-binding protein: MFKFNVTSDACVKCGKCIPVCTIHEVNRDEVTSPRGFLDLLGAYQRGELELDKNAKNIFESCFLCTNCVDVCPNDLPVDMLIEQARNDIRKKFGLAWYKKLAFFLLRNRNIMDVLARFGFMFQTCGFKMVGKQSSMYLRNFPIIKMDRLFPSLAKKTFLNSHPDVILNGGKGKVGIFIGCLANYMYTDIGKSLLEILKELQIDAYLIKQQKCCGAPQYFTGDFDSVDFLAKFNIEYIEGFVNELDAIIIPEATCSAMIKEDYAHFFHDQPEWKGRAEAIKPHIFMATEYLEKKTNLAQILATKARQSESITYHDPCHARKMQGVWQEPRNLLSQNYVMKEMSDPNRCCGFGGVTMQTEKYRFAKAAGLPKAAMIKETGAEYVSAECSACRMQLSDAMHGQKVDVVFKNPIELIAKALREG; encoded by the coding sequence ATGTTTAAATTTAACGTAACGAGCGATGCCTGTGTCAAGTGTGGCAAGTGTATACCTGTGTGTACGATTCACGAAGTTAACCGTGATGAAGTCACGAGCCCTAGAGGTTTTTTAGACCTTTTAGGCGCGTACCAACGAGGTGAACTTGAACTCGACAAAAACGCTAAAAACATTTTTGAGAGCTGTTTTTTGTGTACTAACTGTGTCGATGTCTGTCCGAACGATCTGCCTGTGGATATGCTCATTGAGCAAGCGCGCAACGACATACGTAAAAAGTTTGGTCTCGCGTGGTATAAAAAACTCGCCTTTTTCTTACTTCGTAACCGCAACATCATGGACGTTCTCGCACGTTTTGGTTTTATGTTCCAAACCTGTGGTTTCAAAATGGTGGGAAAACAAAGCTCGATGTATCTCAGAAATTTCCCGATCATCAAGATGGACAGACTTTTCCCAAGTCTTGCCAAAAAGACCTTTTTGAACTCCCATCCCGATGTTATTCTTAACGGTGGCAAAGGCAAAGTGGGCATCTTCATCGGTTGTTTAGCCAATTACATGTACACCGACATCGGCAAGTCATTACTTGAGATATTAAAAGAGTTACAGATAGACGCATACCTCATCAAACAACAAAAATGCTGTGGCGCGCCTCAGTATTTTACGGGCGATTTTGATAGTGTGGATTTTCTTGCTAAATTTAATATCGAATACATCGAAGGTTTCGTAAACGAACTCGACGCCATCATCATTCCCGAAGCGACCTGTAGTGCTATGATCAAAGAGGACTACGCGCATTTCTTTCACGATCAACCTGAATGGAAAGGAAGAGCTGAAGCGATCAAACCACACATCTTTATGGCGACGGAATACTTAGAGAAAAAGACCAACTTAGCGCAAATCCTAGCCACAAAAGCACGTCAAAGTGAAAGCATCACCTACCACGACCCTTGCCACGCACGCAAAATGCAAGGTGTGTGGCAAGAGCCACGAAACTTACTCTCACAAAATTATGTGATGAAAGAGATGAGCGACCCGAACCGCTGTTGCGGTTTTGGTGGTGTCACCATGCAAACCGAAAAATACCGCTTCGCCAAAGCCGCAGGACTCCCAAAAGCGGCAATGATCAAAGAGACGGGTGCAGAGTACGTGAGTGCAGAATGCAGTGCGTGTCGTATGCAACTGAGCGACGCCATGCACGGACAAAAAGTTGATGTTGTGTTTAAAAACCCGATTGAATTGATTGCTAAAGCGTTGAGAGAAGGGTAA